From a region of the Neobacillus niacini genome:
- a CDS encoding cysteine desulfurase family protein yields MEKIYLDYNASTPLAPEVVDAMQPLLNDYYGNPSALHWAGKPVKSFLHKAREQVAQLINCSPGEIIFTSGGSEANNLALKGFYFKNVNKGNHIITTKIEHPAIINPCKFLERIGARVTYVGVDQYGRVSPEEIEKVISKDTILITVMHSNNETGTLQPINEIGKIANKNGIAFHTDASQSVGKVPVDVNELKVDMLTIAGHKLYAPKGIGALFVRDGIELEPLIHGAGHEHGLRAGTENTLLAVGLGKACEIAGTQLGTKKQKDLTDYFWKQLKAEYGNQVVLNGHEEERLPNTLNVSFVRRIGQDLLDAVPQLAASTGSACHAGSIELSPVLKEMNVPEEVGMGAIRFSLGRYTTKDEIDIVVKAFKEIL; encoded by the coding sequence ATGGAAAAAATTTACTTAGATTACAATGCAAGCACTCCATTGGCCCCTGAAGTGGTTGATGCCATGCAGCCACTGTTGAATGATTACTACGGGAATCCCTCCGCACTGCATTGGGCGGGTAAACCTGTAAAATCATTTTTACATAAAGCGAGAGAACAAGTTGCACAACTTATAAACTGTTCCCCTGGGGAAATTATTTTTACTTCTGGTGGTAGTGAAGCAAATAACCTTGCACTTAAAGGCTTTTATTTTAAAAACGTGAATAAAGGGAACCACATCATTACAACAAAAATCGAACACCCTGCAATCATAAATCCTTGTAAGTTCCTTGAAAGAATTGGAGCGCGGGTAACATACGTTGGTGTGGATCAATACGGGAGAGTTTCACCTGAGGAAATTGAAAAAGTTATTTCAAAAGATACGATCCTAATTACCGTCATGCATTCCAATAATGAAACAGGCACCCTCCAGCCTATTAATGAAATTGGGAAGATAGCAAATAAGAATGGAATTGCTTTTCATACCGATGCTTCGCAATCCGTGGGGAAAGTTCCAGTGGATGTGAATGAGTTAAAGGTGGATATGCTAACGATTGCCGGTCATAAACTGTATGCTCCAAAGGGCATTGGAGCTTTGTTTGTTCGCGATGGTATTGAGTTGGAACCGCTGATTCATGGTGCTGGACATGAACATGGACTTCGTGCAGGAACTGAAAATACCTTATTGGCGGTCGGATTAGGGAAGGCATGTGAAATCGCAGGCACTCAATTAGGTACCAAAAAGCAAAAAGATTTGACCGATTATTTTTGGAAGCAACTTAAAGCTGAGTATGGCAATCAAGTTGTTCTAAATGGACATGAAGAGGAACGATTACCGAATACCCTAAATGTCAGTTTTGTTAGAAGGATCGGGCAGGATTTATTGGATGCAGTGCCTCAGCTTGCTGCCTCTACGGGTTCAGCCTGTCATGCCGGCAGTATTGAATTATCACCAGTGCTTAAGGAAATGAACGTACCTGAAGAGGTCGGAATGGGTGCGATCCGTTTTAGTTTAGGCAGATATACCACAAAGGATGAGATAGATATCGTCGTCAAAGCGTTTAAAGAAATCTTGTAA
- a CDS encoding CBS domain-containing protein, producing the protein MAQLRDIMTSNVVTVNATQTVQEAAALMSEYNIGAIPVVNNNREIVGIVTDRDITLRTTAQGENPQTPVSEVMTAQKIVQGTPDMDVHQAADLMAQQQIRRLPVTENGQIVGMVALGDLAVQNIYANEAEQALQSISTPSAPQQ; encoded by the coding sequence ATGGCGCAATTAAGAGATATCATGACATCAAATGTTGTTACAGTTAACGCAACACAGACGGTACAGGAAGCTGCCGCATTAATGAGCGAATATAATATCGGGGCTATTCCAGTAGTAAATAACAACAGAGAAATAGTTGGAATTGTAACAGACCGTGATATTACCCTTCGAACGACTGCACAGGGAGAAAATCCACAAACACCAGTATCTGAAGTCATGACAGCACAGAAAATTGTACAAGGTACACCTGATATGGATGTGCATCAAGCAGCAGATTTAATGGCACAGCAGCAAATTCGCCGATTACCGGTAACCGAAAATGGCCAAATAGTTGGAATGGTCGCTTTAGGAGATTTAGCAGTACAAAATATATATGCAAACGAGGCAGAACAAGCATTACAAAGTATCTCAACTCCTTCTGCACCTCAACAATAA
- a CDS encoding IS3 family transposase: MFKKVASFSDGSEGLSRKAQAALSFELKETFKLKDVLQIVGIPESTYHYHIKMMNKENPDQELEELIQSIFEEHNGNYGYRRIQLELENRGYEVNHKKVQRIMNELGLKGDKFKLKSRKYSSYKGTTGTVAKNLINRRFKTNVCHQKLTTDITEFKCSDGIKLYLNPIMDMFNSEILSFGIGMRPTLDLALTPLEEALEIVKDSKFRTTVHSDQGWHYQHNKWVKTLKKNKVFQSMSRKGNCLDNSPMENFFGLLKQEMYYGEALCSYEELKKRIEEYISYYNNKRIKQKLAGMSPVQYRVHTSQLAA, encoded by the coding sequence ATATTTAAAAAAGTTGCGAGCTTTTCAGATGGATCCGAAGGGCTATCTCGAAAAGCACAAGCAGCATTATCATTCGAACTTAAAGAAACCTTCAAACTAAAAGATGTTTTACAAATAGTCGGCATTCCTGAATCCACCTACCATTATCATATAAAAATGATGAATAAGGAGAATCCAGACCAGGAGTTGGAGGAACTTATTCAATCCATTTTCGAAGAACATAACGGAAATTATGGTTATCGTCGTATTCAATTAGAATTAGAAAACCGTGGGTATGAAGTGAATCATAAGAAGGTGCAACGCATCATGAACGAGCTTGGGCTCAAGGGAGATAAATTCAAATTAAAATCACGCAAGTACAGTTCATACAAGGGTACAACTGGAACTGTTGCCAAGAACCTTATCAATCGCCGCTTTAAAACGAATGTGTGTCATCAAAAACTAACAACAGATATTACAGAATTTAAGTGTTCAGACGGTATTAAGCTATATTTAAATCCAATTATGGATATGTTCAATAGTGAAATTCTTTCTTTTGGTATAGGTATGCGTCCAACCTTAGATTTAGCTCTCACCCCCCTCGAGGAAGCACTAGAAATAGTAAAAGATTCAAAGTTTAGAACTACTGTACATTCTGATCAAGGATGGCATTATCAACATAATAAATGGGTGAAAACCCTTAAGAAAAACAAGGTGTTCCAGAGTATGTCTCGTAAAGGAAACTGTTTAGATAATTCGCCAATGGAGAACTTTTTCGGATTACTAAAACAAGAAATGTATTACGGGGAAGCACTATGCTCATATGAGGAATTAAAAAAGAGAATTGAAGAATATATCAGTTATTATAATAACAAGCGTATAAAGCAAAAATTGGCAGGTATGAGCCCGGTTCAATACCGGGTCCATACTAGCCAATTAGCTGCTTAA